One genomic region from Clostridium saccharobutylicum DSM 13864 encodes:
- a CDS encoding N-acetylmuramoyl-L-alanine amidase family protein, translated as MKEVNISKIVALTLLSMTILTSIMITGCASSQETFNPDGIQLKTQNSDNNSKEDNVVEDKNTENSKEGSNNAVEWKLINDTWYCYDNYGSKEIGWIKDNGKWFYMDPYCDGAMVKGWILLNNNRYYTNSDGAMETGFVRIDDVTYYFSSNGVMQNISTIGKPEWKVDKNDILFEYSLLRYGNYIVSTQVYDSNDKQIRTGNWNYKKTVEEESKQFVSISARLGEMKSGDYIIANIVPDNDLTLNSKSEKMTVIENAAMNIDVSKFEISGYENEEDKEYCDFTLTSNDRFKDGIYVIYGQDSKDSNNTFIGTSYCNGNTNTIDFKKVTSKFIDGEVSNFKLARIYDTKIDENLSGTCKIQVSDKFTR; from the coding sequence GTGAAAGAGGTAAATATAAGTAAAATAGTTGCTTTAACACTTTTATCTATGACAATATTAACCAGCATTATGATAACTGGATGTGCTTCTTCACAAGAAACCTTTAATCCAGATGGAATTCAACTAAAAACACAGAATAGTGATAATAATTCCAAAGAGGATAATGTTGTAGAAGATAAAAATACTGAAAATTCAAAAGAGGGTAGTAATAATGCTGTTGAATGGAAATTAATAAATGATACTTGGTATTGTTATGATAACTATGGATCAAAAGAAATAGGATGGATAAAAGATAATGGTAAATGGTTTTATATGGATCCATATTGTGATGGTGCAATGGTAAAGGGGTGGATTCTTCTTAATAATAATAGGTATTATACAAATTCAGATGGAGCTATGGAAACTGGCTTTGTGAGGATTGATGATGTGACATATTATTTTTCATCAAACGGAGTTATGCAGAATATTTCTACTATTGGTAAACCAGAATGGAAAGTAGATAAGAATGATATTTTATTTGAGTACAGTTTATTAAGATATGGTAATTATATAGTATCAACACAAGTTTATGATAGTAATGATAAACAAATAAGAACAGGTAATTGGAATTATAAAAAAACAGTTGAAGAAGAATCAAAGCAGTTTGTATCAATTTCAGCAAGATTAGGTGAAATGAAAAGTGGAGATTATATTATAGCTAATATAGTTCCAGATAATGATCTTACTTTAAATTCAAAATCAGAAAAAATGACGGTTATTGAGAATGCTGCTATGAATATAGATGTATCAAAATTCGAAATATCTGGGTATGAAAATGAAGAGGATAAGGAATATTGTGATTTTACATTAACATCAAATGATAGGTTTAAAGATGGTATTTATGTAATATATGGACAAGACTCGAAGGATTCTAATAATACTTTTATTGGGACATCATATTGCAACGGGAACACAAATACTATAGATTTTAAAAAAGTTACTTCAAAATTTATAGATGGAGAGGTATCAAATTTTAAACTTGCTAGAATTTATGATACCAAAATTGATGAAAATCTTAGCGGTACATGTAAAATCCAAGTTAGTGATAAATTTACTCGATAA